The following nucleotide sequence is from Treponema pectinovorum.
AACACAACACAAAGACCGCGCTTGAAAACCTGTACCGTGTGGCATCTTTCGGTGTATGCGCACTGCTTCTCACAAGACTTGATGCGAGTACGGAAACCTACGAGAGCCAGAAGGGGCTTTGGTCGCTGTTCCAAAAACTTGAAGAGTCGCTTTCCCTAGAAGATTCGGACATTTATGCGGCTGTGGACGAATGTCGCGCGGCTTGTGCGCAGACATTGCTATCGTTCAGCTACGATGTGGAACTGACGCGGGAAATCAGACAGGCTATGCCGCTACTTGCACTTGCGGAATATCTCGGCTGTGACGCGGAACGAATCAGAACGTTGAACGCAGTCGCGGATTCGTTCCGCATAAAGGGGAGCGTGATTTATGTCTGAGGTTGCCGTAGCAGTCTGGAATTCCAGTGCAAAAAAATACATCAATGTTTCGTGGACGCGCGTTATGGTCAGAAAGTCGCTTGATGAAATCTGCCACTATGTAGAGGTTAATATTCCCGAAGCCGAACGCGCGAATTTCCACAAGCACGGAATCGTACAAGTGCGTTTTCTGAGCCAGTATATAACCGAAGGGCGCGACAGTTACGGCGGAAAGTACGGCTTCCATCCCGTCACTACAGTCTATATCGACGACATAGACGAAGAAACCGACAAAGAGAAGCATGTCATCACGGTCATAGGTCGGAGCGCAGCACGAGACATAATCGACAGCAAGTGGAGCGAAGCGGTACTCGGTCAGCCAACCTTGCTCGAAATTCTCAGGCAGATTGCGGGCGAGTTCGGCTTTGACAAGGAAGACGTAATCTGCCTTCCGACAACGGCTGGCGACATCACCAAGCCTGTTTTTTCTTTCAGTTGGGAGAACGAAAGCCCGTGGGCAAAACTGCTCACCGTAGCCGACTCGCAGGGGCTAATCATCACATCAAACCAACTCGGCGGGCTGTACATAGAAAAGCCGGCTCGGGGAATCTGCGACTGGGGATTTTTCGTTGAAGAGGGCGTTAATGTCCGAGAACCGCGCCGACATGAAAGCGGGGCGGAGCAATTTCACGAATACATCGTAAACAGTGGCGGAAGACAAGGCAAGGCAACCGACTGGACTTGCCCCAACAAGCGAAAGCTCACGATAAACCTTTCCGAATTCATCGTAGACCAAGAAAAGCTTGACAGGCGGGCAAAGACAGAAATGCTTCGGCGGCGCGAGGACAAAATCACCTGCACGCTCTCAGGCTGGGGCTTGACCGAGGAGCAGATACGGAAACTCGGCGGCACATACCACAAGGAAATTTTTTGGGAAGTGAACCTTTTAATCCAAGTTAAACTACCTTCCTGTGGCGTAAATGCTAATATGCTCATATCACAGGTGGAATACACTGCCGATACGGAGTCGTTCTCCTGTGACATAACGCTTGTGAAGCCGGAGGCATATCGTTGAGCATTGGCGAACTAGCCGCAAAAATCAGAAACATCTTCCAGCCGGGCGATTTCGTAAAACGGAACGATGACGGCTCAATTCAGATACAGACTGCTTACAACCGTGTAATCGACAATATTTCGCCCGCCTATCCCTACGGATTTGCGGCAAAAGCACAAAAAGGAACTGTCACAATCCTCTGCGCGGGCGGAAACTTGGACGCTGTTCGTGTCTTTCCTGTCGAGGCGGCTGATGACGAGAATATTCCCGACCTGAGTGACGGCGATGTGGCAATCTATGCGAATGGCGGTTCGCTCGTGGTGTGCCGACAGGACGGAACTGTGGAACTGAACGGAAAACAAAACGGCGGCATGATAATGGCTGCGGAACTGAAAAAGCAACTCGCCGTTCTGACCGCCCGCACTGATGCGGTTTACAACGCATTGCAGAATTCCCCGACTGCCGCTCAGGACGGCGGTGCAGCGTACAAAGCCGCAATCGTAACTGCCCTTTCTGCCGTAACGCAAAAAGAGGATTTCTCTAACATTGAGAGTGACAAGGCTTTTCACGGCACGGGGGTTTCAAAATGACGGTCGGAAAACTGGAGAACTGGCTCGACATCCGCGAAGTCGTGCTTATGAGCATCGGCACTGACAAAGGCAGATGGTGGGCTGACGCTGAATTCGGCTCGGAAATATGGAAACTGCGCCATAGTGGGAAACTGAACGAAAATACTGTTGGAACTTTCCGACAGATGGTGCTTGATTCGCTCCAATGGCTTGTGGACGATGCTCTTGCGTCCGGAATCGAATGTGAAGCCGAACAAAAAGGTCGCGACACGATTGCCTACCGAGTGGAAGTCACCCGCCCTGACGGGAATACGATAGAGATAAAGGACAGTTGGAATGGCATTTGAACGGGAAACATTGCAGACTTTGCTAGACAGGGCATACAACAATTACATGAGTCGCTTGAAGCCGCTTGACCGAACGCCTAGGCACAGCATCATCAAGGTGCTTGCTGCCGTGGATGCGGGCGAGACGCACCAGCTTCTCGGCGACCTTTCTTTTCTCGTAAACCAGATATTTCCCGACACTGCAACGGGCGAGTACCTGCGTGCGCATTTTTCCCTGCAAGTACCGCCGCTCTACGCGAGCGCGGCGACCGGAAAAGTTGTGCAGACGGGTGTTGCGGGCGCAGCAGTTCCCAAAGGCTTCGTCTATACATCAAGCGCGGGGAAACGCTACTTCACATCACGCTCGTACACGGTCGGCGAGGACGGTACAGTGGAAGTATGGGTAACGGCAGAGGAATCGGGGAGCGCATCGAATCTTGACGAGGATTCGGAACTTACCGTGGCTTCCGCTCTTTCGGCAGGACTTGATTCAAGCGTCAAGGTCGCTGCTGACGGAATCGCGGGCGGCGTGGATGGCGAGACCGACTACGAGTATCTTTCGCGCGTCATTGCCACGCTCCGAAACACCACGCGTTACGGAAAGCCGGGTGATTGGGCTGCATGGGCAGTAGACTCTTCATCGGAAGTCTCAAAGGCGTTCGAAATAAAACTTTTTGATTCATTCGGAACGCTTCTAATCCAAGTCATAAACGGAAACCAGATTGACGGCGTGAGTCAGGTGCATAACCTTGCCACCGTGCAGTCGTACATAGAAAGCGTAGCCCCACCATCGCTATTTACCGTGCAAACACCGGAACTTGTCAAAGTGAATCCGACCATTCAGCTGCTTGAAGGCGAGGATACCGTATCGAACCGTAACCTCGTAATAAGCCGACTCAAAGTCTACCTAAATGCGAAGGCTGAACCGGGATGCACGATTGCTCAATCAACATTGCAGACTGTCATCATCGATGGCGTGACTATTTCAAAAGCTGTTCTCACACTGCCCGGCGGGGAGATTTCCACCACGGTACTTCAATATCCGATTTTGGGAGATGTCGCATGGATTTAGGAAACGGCACTACAGGCGAATATCTTGTCGCACTAAAAAAACTGCTCCCGCAAGGCTCATACTGGGATAAGATTTTGGAGAACGCGAATGGTGATGTTCCGCTTGTGCTTTCGGCGCGGGCTGAGAGCCTTGCCGCATTCAAAAAGCGCATGAACGACGCGCTTCTTGAGTCCTATCCTGATTTTGCCACGGAGACGCTTGAAGACTGGGAACGCATTTACCTTGACAGCACGAACGAGGGGCTTGACGCCGATTCACGCAGAACGCTTCTTCGGGTACGACGCGCAGGCGGGGTGAACATCGCAATTCTGCGAGCGATAGCCGAAGCCTACGGTGCGACAATAAAGAGCGTGGAATTTCCGTATAAGCCTGCAATGTTCGCCCGCACGCAGTTCGGGCTTAGTTTTATGTCGCCACCAGCGGGGCTTTGGGTGGCGTTCATCTATGCAATATGTGCGGATGAAAATCGCGACAAGTTTGAAAGCGCAGTGCGACAGGCAATGCTTGCGCATCAAGTATTATTTTTCGTGTATGGAGAATAGATTATGGCAGGAATGTTTCCTACAAACAAAGAAATTACGGCGTTCGGGAAAACAGTCAAATTTCCGGGCGTAGATGAAAACGGCAAATTTACAAACGGAGATTTTTCAAATCCGGATATTCCGCCAAGTTTTCTTGATGCAAACACGGTCAACTTGATTATTGACAACCTAAATGCGCTCATTGCTCACCTCGGAGGAAATGCGAATAACACGGACGGAGAGCAGTTGAAAAAACTCTTTTCTATCACGGCGGAAGCGAACAAGGCGATTAAACGAGATTCTGAAGGAAGAGCTAAAGTTGCTCCTCCTGTTGAAGCTGACGATATTGCACGCAAGAAAGAAGTTGACGACATAATCAATGGCGAGGTTGAGTTAAAAAAACTGACTGTTCAAGGGGATATTGTACAGAGAGGTGAAAACAAAATCACACACGCTGAACACGTTCATACAAAGCAAGATATGATTCATTTGCGAGAGGGAGCGCAAACAGCTCTCGGCGCGAAAGAACTTGCCGGTCTTGTTGCTGAAAAATATGACGGAACCAAAAACGGGGTTTTAGGATTTGGAAAAGATGGAATTGCACGCGTGGGAGATAAAGGAGATGAACAACCGCTTGCTTGTCGTGCTGAAAATTCAGAAATGACAGGCGGTGCGCTTGTAGGCTGGAATGCTTTAAAACAAAGGCTAGAAAGTCATCTTGGTTTTAAATTCAACGGAATTCAAAATAACGCTGACCGCACAAATTACGCGGTTTGTTCTACACCAGCGGCTACACAGGCTAAAAACTGCGACTGTGCAGGATTTAATCTCGTTACAGGGGCTGAAATCACCGTTAAATTTACCATGACAAACACAGCAAATTCTCCTATGTTGAATGTAAACAACACAGGAGCAAAACCGATTTATTACAGAGGGTCGGAGGTTGCATCTTCCATTCTTTCCGCGAATTGCACTTATACCTTCAGATATAATGGTTCGCAATACGAGCTTGTAGGAGAAATAAGTGAAACTGTAACAAAAGAAAAAATTGGTTTAGGGGATGTTGATAACACTCCAGATAGTAAAAAAAATGTAAATTCTGCAAAAACAGCAGGAAACGCCGATACCGTAGACGGTTTTCATGCAGGAAGCGCAAATGGAATGCTTGTTCCAATTGTTGAGTCTAAATTTGAAGCGGA
It contains:
- a CDS encoding phage baseplate assembly protein; its protein translation is MSIGELAAKIRNIFQPGDFVKRNDDGSIQIQTAYNRVIDNISPAYPYGFAAKAQKGTVTILCAGGNLDAVRVFPVEAADDENIPDLSDGDVAIYANGGSLVVCRQDGTVELNGKQNGGMIMAAELKKQLAVLTARTDAVYNALQNSPTAAQDGGAAYKAAIVTALSAVTQKEDFSNIESDKAFHGTGVSK
- a CDS encoding putative phage tail protein — encoded protein: MDLGNGTTGEYLVALKKLLPQGSYWDKILENANGDVPLVLSARAESLAAFKKRMNDALLESYPDFATETLEDWERIYLDSTNEGLDADSRRTLLRVRRAGGVNIAILRAIAEAYGATIKSVEFPYKPAMFARTQFGLSFMSPPAGLWVAFIYAICADENRDKFESAVRQAMLAHQVLFFVYGE
- a CDS encoding baseplate J/gp47 family protein yields the protein MAFERETLQTLLDRAYNNYMSRLKPLDRTPRHSIIKVLAAVDAGETHQLLGDLSFLVNQIFPDTATGEYLRAHFSLQVPPLYASAATGKVVQTGVAGAAVPKGFVYTSSAGKRYFTSRSYTVGEDGTVEVWVTAEESGSASNLDEDSELTVASALSAGLDSSVKVAADGIAGGVDGETDYEYLSRVIATLRNTTRYGKPGDWAAWAVDSSSEVSKAFEIKLFDSFGTLLIQVINGNQIDGVSQVHNLATVQSYIESVAPPSLFTVQTPELVKVNPTIQLLEGEDTVSNRNLVISRLKVYLNAKAEPGCTIAQSTLQTVIIDGVTISKAVLTLPGGEISTTVLQYPILGDVAWI
- a CDS encoding phage GP46 family protein, producing MTVGKLENWLDIREVVLMSIGTDKGRWWADAEFGSEIWKLRHSGKLNENTVGTFRQMVLDSLQWLVDDALASGIECEAEQKGRDTIAYRVEVTRPDGNTIEIKDSWNGI
- a CDS encoding gp53-like domain-containing protein; the protein is MAGMFPTNKEITAFGKTVKFPGVDENGKFTNGDFSNPDIPPSFLDANTVNLIIDNLNALIAHLGGNANNTDGEQLKKLFSITAEANKAIKRDSEGRAKVAPPVEADDIARKKEVDDIINGEVELKKLTVQGDIVQRGENKITHAEHVHTKQDMIHLREGAQTALGAKELAGLVAEKYDGTKNGVLGFGKDGIARVGDKGDEQPLACRAENSEMTGGALVGWNALKQRLESHLGFKFNGIQNNADRTNYAVCSTPAATQAKNCDCAGFNLVTGAEITVKFTMTNTANSPMLNVNNTGAKPIYYRGSEVASSILSANCTYTFRYNGSQYELVGEISETVTKEKIGLGDVDNTPDSKKNVNSAKTAGNADTVDGFHAGSANGMLVPIVESKFEADKGYLKLMNGLILQWINVAENWSEPTRVSFPIKFSEIPSVLGSMSHTGADSYSGTVKVFNKNLEGFNISANHSGEIINSSLSFFCIGK